Below is a window of Chloroflexota bacterium DNA.
CAGCGATCTGGACAACTCGATCGCTGTTTCGGAGAATATCGCCTATTCCAGCGGCGTCGCCGAGGCGTTCAAACGGTTTCTGGTTGAAGATAGTTGATCGCCGACAAGCACCGGTGATTTCCTTTCGCGGTAGGACAACTGACAGGGTTGTCCTACTTTTCTTGGAGGCAAGATGATGCTAACGCGGGCGCTGCTGAGCGTGGCGGACAAACAGGGGTTGATTCCGCTCGCAGAAAGACTTCAGGCGATGAAGGTAACGCTGATCGCCAGTGGCGGCACTGCCCGCGCCCTTCGCAAGGCTGGCTTGCCCGTCACCGACGTCAGCCAGGTTACCCGGTTCCCTGAGATCCTCGACGGCCGGGTGAAGACGCTGCATCCGGCGATTCACGCCGCTATCCTTGCCCGGGACACCGAGGAACATCTGTCCCAACTGGCTGGGCTTGACCTGAGCCCGGTGGACCTGGTCGTATGCAACCTTTACCCGTTTGCTGACACCGTGGCAGAACCTGGTGTCACGCTGACAGAGTCGGTGGAGCAGATCGATATCGGTGGCGTTGCATTGCTGCGGGCAGCGGCAAAAAACTTTGAACGGGTAACTGTTGTCTGCGATCCCCGGGATTACCACCGGGTTAGCCAGGCTTTGGAGCAGAAGCAGGTGGACGAGGGGTTGCGGCGGGAGCTTGCCCTGAAGGCCTTCCGCCACACCGCAGCCTACGATGCCGCCATCGCAGATTATCTGGCGGGGGAATTCGCTCCCGACAATCCGTTGCCCGAGACCCTGAATCTTTCCTTCCAGCAGGCCCAGTCCCTGCGCTACGGCGAGAATCCCCACCAGGAGGCCGCGCTCTACACGCCGACGGGCCAGGCCCTGCCATTCGAGCAACTGGGGGGCCAGGCCATGAGCTACAACAACTGGCTCGATATGGACGCGGCCTGGGGCCTGGTCCAGGAGTTCGAACGGCCCACCGTTTGCATCATCAAACACACCAACGCCTGTGGGGCGGCCAGCGCTGCCACCCTGGCCGAGGCCTACCCCCTCGCCCTGGCATCCGACCCGGTGTCCGCCTTCGGCAGCATTGTCGCGGTGAATCGAACAGCCGAAGTGG
It encodes the following:
- the purH gene encoding bifunctional phosphoribosylaminoimidazolecarboxamide formyltransferase/IMP cyclohydrolase, producing MLTRALLSVADKQGLIPLAERLQAMKVTLIASGGTARALRKAGLPVTDVSQVTRFPEILDGRVKTLHPAIHAAILARDTEEHLSQLAGLDLSPVDLVVCNLYPFADTVAEPGVTLTESVEQIDIGGVALLRAAAKNFERVTVVCDPRDYHRVSQALEQKQVDEGLRRELALKAFRHTAAYDAAIADYLAGEFAPDNPLPETLNLSFQQAQSLRYGENPHQEAALYTPTGQALPFEQLGGQAMSYNNWLDMDAAWGLVQEFERPTVCIIKHTNACGAASAATLAEAYPLALASDPVSAFGSIVAVNRTAEVDLAEAMADLFVEVVIAPDYTEPALKRFRRKKNLRILRSSGGPAQDLALRTIQGGMLAQTPDGQLEIAVDWQVVTERTPTPDELLDLEFAWRVAKHTKSNAIVFAKGQATVGVGAGQMSRVDSVYLAARRAGDRAQGAVMASDAFFPFPDGIEAAAEAGVIAVVQPGGSKRDDQVIAACNRLGIATCFTGARHFLH